A genomic segment from Bacteroidota bacterium encodes:
- a CDS encoding LysM peptidoglycan-binding domain-containing protein: MSLSAQINSTGQYQSHVVKEGQTLNYLAKEVYGITVEALKKANPQIRNNKLSSGQVLNIPLPEVTEEEASVSTQNAEPDSNFILYTVKEGDTWQNLAATKYHITMGELMYANLPVGDLFPGRVIRVPIKSKPAPEIAAPKIEVPEVKPAPVSYPKASAEETKLPTMNKPAEVQTIVSDTNYILHVVKPGETWGSLAFSTYQINMTELMNANDSILMLGDEVVPGQVLRIPVKSKPSLEIPAPKIEPEETKPALAINKTSEEEIKPSIPNPPAEAKATIPVPELKPKVEIQEPVPPVSVPPAQKKEEPVNVEIPKKPEVPVETVPKPASVIIEPIVRQPDTLPQAKVEEIKPKTVAAESKVTVNETASSVSVIEKSKAETENAKEPIKKKKEVSANIYDPHINGMDARNFPSRLGRGL, from the coding sequence TTGTCTTTATCGGCGCAAATAAACTCGACCGGTCAATATCAAAGTCATGTGGTCAAAGAGGGTCAAACGCTTAATTATTTGGCTAAGGAGGTCTATGGAATTACGGTGGAGGCATTGAAAAAAGCGAATCCCCAAATAAGGAACAACAAGCTTTCTTCCGGTCAGGTTTTGAACATTCCACTTCCCGAGGTAACAGAAGAGGAAGCATCTGTTAGTACTCAAAACGCCGAGCCGGACTCTAATTTCATATTGTACACCGTAAAAGAAGGAGATACATGGCAGAATTTGGCAGCGACAAAATATCACATCACAATGGGAGAATTAATGTATGCGAATCTTCCCGTTGGTGATTTATTCCCTGGGCGGGTAATTCGTGTTCCTATAAAATCAAAACCAGCACCGGAAATTGCGGCTCCTAAAATAGAAGTACCAGAAGTGAAGCCTGCGCCGGTTTCTTATCCAAAAGCATCTGCAGAGGAAACCAAGCTGCCAACAATGAATAAACCCGCTGAGGTACAGACTATTGTGTCAGACACTAATTATATCCTTCATGTCGTAAAGCCCGGAGAAACATGGGGCAGTCTTGCTTTTAGTACGTATCAAATCAATATGACCGAATTGATGAACGCGAATGATTCCATACTTATGTTAGGGGATGAAGTAGTTCCTGGACAAGTCCTTCGTATCCCTGTAAAATCAAAGCCATCGCTGGAAATTCCGGCTCCTAAAATAGAACCAGAAGAGACAAAGCCCGCACTGGCAATTAACAAAACATCCGAAGAAGAAATCAAACCTTCAATTCCAAACCCACCTGCTGAAGCGAAAGCTACGATTCCGGTTCCAGAGCTTAAACCCAAAGTAGAGATACAGGAACCTGTACCTCCAGTTTCTGTGCCTCCCGCACAAAAAAAGGAGGAGCCAGTGAATGTAGAAATTCCGAAAAAGCCCGAAGTCCCGGTTGAAACAGTTCCGAAACCTGCTTCGGTAATAATCGAGCCGATTGTGAGACAGCCTGACACTTTACCACAAGCAAAAGTTGAAGAAATAAAACCGAAAACAGTAGCTGCCGAATCAAAAGTAACCGTTAACGAAACCGCCTCTTCTGTATCTGTAATTGAAAAAAGTAAGGCCGAAACCGAGAATGCCAAAGAACCCATCAAAAAGAAAAAGGAGGTTTCGGCTAACATATATGACCCGCATATCAACG
- a CDS encoding Ig-like domain-containing protein — protein sequence MNQQTQSALCQCHGKLYDHGTSGGTWSSSNNSVATVNSSTGVVTAVGAGTANITYTVSGCGSTVTAFKAVTVNANVTAGTVSGTNPLCVNGTATYLSNGTSGGTWSSSNTSVATVNPSTGAVTAAGAGTANITYKVNSGCGSPVTASKTLTVTTNVTAGTVSGTSPLCVNATASYMTSGTSGGTWSSSNNSVATVNSSTGVVTAVGAGTANITYTVSGCGSTVTAFKAVTVNAKPTADAGPDKNYSNGSIPIGGSPTAGGGTSPYTYRWSPAVSLSSTTTPNPSVTGITTTKIYTVTVTDSKGCTASSSVTVNYVPVPPDTCKLSVSPNSVYISDTGVVNKSFSVDLQGTNCSWSIENTCSTMGVTGLPGGSILTDSMVTYSVPKNPDTIERKCILKITLHSSPPQTYFYTINQKAGSGGDGKCVETLSTPSVSAKECWFSVTTEYHPDSVAYQWYFDGGMIANGTSNNLFANSGDGDYYVRIRSLYDPDCDVYSSPMQRNCPVGIEETFIQNLSIVPNPSNGNFKVTFESYQNYPIEIRIFDIVGRLVYEEQPVKATGLYSREINLGIAAKGFYILQLKAGEVMLNRRWWYNRFLATLISDNSK from the coding sequence GTGAATCAGCAGACCCAGTCCGCTCTGTGTCAATGCCACGGCAAGTTATATGACCACGGCACATCGGGAGGAACATGGAGCAGCAGCAATAACTCGGTGGCTACGGTGAATTCAAGCACAGGAGTAGTAACGGCGGTAGGAGCAGGAACAGCGAACATTACATACACGGTAAGCGGTTGCGGCAGCACGGTCACAGCGTTCAAAGCAGTAACGGTCAATGCCAATGTGACCGCAGGTACCGTCAGCGGCACGAACCCGCTCTGTGTCAATGGTACCGCGACATATTTGAGCAACGGTACATCGGGCGGAACATGGAGCAGCAGCAATACCTCTGTAGCTACGGTGAATCCAAGCACAGGAGCAGTAACAGCGGCAGGGGCAGGAACGGCGAATATTACCTATAAGGTTAACAGTGGTTGTGGCAGTCCGGTGACAGCATCCAAAACCTTAACGGTAACTACCAATGTGACCGCAGGTACCGTCAGCGGCACCAGTCCGCTCTGTGTCAATGCCACGGCAAGTTATATGACCAGCGGCACATCGGGAGGAACATGGAGCAGCAGCAATAACTCTGTGGCTACGGTGAATTCAAGCACAGGAGTAGTAACGGCGGTAGGAGCAGGAACAGCGAACATTACATACACGGTAAGCGGTTGCGGCAGCACGGTCACAGCGTTCAAAGCAGTAACGGTCAATGCCAAACCCACCGCCGATGCAGGACCCGATAAAAACTATTCCAATGGTTCCATTCCTATTGGCGGTAGCCCTACAGCAGGGGGAGGAACTAGTCCCTATACTTATAGATGGTCACCGGCGGTTAGTTTAAGTTCTACAACAACACCCAATCCCAGCGTTACGGGTATTACAACAACTAAAATATACACAGTTACGGTAACTGATTCAAAAGGATGTACGGCAAGCTCGTCTGTTACAGTGAATTATGTTCCGGTTCCACCGGACACCTGTAAATTGTCTGTTTCTCCAAACAGCGTTTATATTAGCGATACCGGGGTTGTTAATAAATCCTTTAGTGTTGATTTGCAAGGCACAAACTGCTCATGGAGCATAGAAAATACATGTAGCACCATGGGTGTGACAGGCTTACCCGGAGGGTCCATCCTAACGGATTCTATGGTAACATACTCCGTTCCTAAAAACCCTGACACCATAGAAAGGAAATGTATTTTGAAAATTACGCTTCATTCCTCACCTCCTCAAACGTACTTTTACACGATTAATCAAAAAGCCGGTAGTGGTGGTGATGGGAAGTGCGTAGAAACGCTAAGTACTCCAAGCGTGAGTGCTAAGGAATGTTGGTTCTCGGTAACTACCGAATATCACCCTGATAGCGTTGCTTATCAGTGGTATTTTGATGGTGGAATGATAGCGAATGGTACTTCTAATAATCTTTTTGCCAATAGCGGTGACGGTGATTATTATGTGAGAATCCGGTCATTGTATGACCCCGATTGCGATGTCTATTCTTCTCCCATGCAGCGGAACTGTCCGGTTGGTATTGAAGAAACCTTTATACAAAATCTAAGTATTGTTCCCAATCCTTCCAATGGCAATTTTAAGGTAACATTTGAATCATATCAGAACTACCCCATCGAAATCAGGATATTTGACATAGTGGGGCGACTGGTTTATGAAGAACAACCGGTAAAGGCCACTGGTCTTTATTCCAGAGAAATTAACTTGGGGATAGCTGCGAAAGGTTTTTACATCTTGCAGCTAAAGGCGGGAGAGGTGATGCTGAACCGGAGGTGGTGGTACAATAGATTTTTAGCAACCTTAATCAGCGATAACTCGAAATAA